One Tumebacillus sp. BK434 genomic window carries:
- a CDS encoding aminotransferase class I/II-fold pyridoxal phosphate-dependent enzyme, with amino-acid sequence MSGNKELTFATQLLHTGNEIDKTTGASAVPIYQVSTFHQEDADHPPRYEYARSGNPTRDALERTMAALEGGTRGFAFASGMAAISTALLLFSAGDHLIATDDIYGGTFRVLTTVLNRLGIETTFVDVTDLDNIRAAIRPNTKGLLLETPSNPLLQITDLAGAAQIAKEHGLLTIVDNTFQTPYLQRPLDLGIDIVVHSATKFLGGHSDLVAGLAVTKDTVLGHRLAQLQNSFGAVLGPQDCFLLQRGIKTLKVRMDASCDGAERVAAWLAERDDIAKVFYPGLSGHKGHEVHKSQSDRFGAVLSFDAGSEARAKALMKRVQLPLVAVSLGGVESILSYPATMSHSGMPQAERHKRGITEGLLRLSVGLEDAEDLIADLAQALDGLN; translated from the coding sequence ATGAGCGGAAACAAAGAGCTGACGTTTGCCACACAGCTGTTGCACACAGGGAACGAGATCGACAAGACGACCGGCGCCTCGGCGGTCCCGATCTATCAGGTCTCGACATTCCATCAGGAAGACGCCGACCATCCGCCGCGCTACGAATATGCACGCTCCGGCAACCCGACGCGCGATGCGCTGGAGCGGACGATGGCGGCGCTGGAAGGAGGCACGCGCGGCTTTGCGTTCGCTTCGGGGATGGCGGCGATCTCCACGGCGCTTCTGCTGTTCTCGGCGGGCGACCATCTGATCGCCACCGATGACATCTACGGCGGGACGTTCCGCGTGCTGACCACCGTGCTGAACCGGCTGGGCATCGAGACCACGTTTGTCGATGTGACCGATCTGGACAACATTCGCGCGGCGATTCGCCCGAACACGAAAGGCTTGCTCTTGGAGACGCCGTCCAACCCGCTCTTGCAGATCACCGATCTCGCCGGGGCGGCGCAGATCGCCAAAGAGCACGGGCTGCTGACCATCGTCGACAACACGTTCCAGACGCCATACCTGCAGCGGCCGCTCGACCTCGGCATCGACATCGTCGTGCACAGCGCCACGAAATTCCTTGGCGGCCACTCTGACCTCGTCGCGGGGCTGGCGGTAACGAAAGACACCGTCCTCGGCCACCGCCTCGCACAGCTGCAAAACTCCTTTGGCGCCGTCTTGGGCCCGCAGGACTGCTTCCTGCTCCAGCGCGGCATCAAAACGCTGAAAGTGCGCATGGACGCCTCCTGTGACGGAGCGGAACGCGTCGCCGCCTGGCTGGCGGAGCGTGACGACATCGCCAAAGTCTTCTACCCGGGGCTCTCGGGCCACAAAGGGCATGAGGTGCACAAAAGCCAGTCGGACCGCTTCGGCGCGGTGCTGTCGTTCGATGCGGGAAGCGAAGCGCGGGCGAAAGCGCTGATGAAGCGTGTGCAGCTGCCATTGGTCGCCGTGTCGCTTGGCGGGGTGGAGAGCATCCTGTCCTACCCGGCGACGATGTCGCACTCCGGCATGCCGCAAGCGGAGCGCCACAAGCGCGGCATCACCGAAGGTCTGCTGCGGCTGTCGGTCGGCTTGGAGGACGCGGAAGATCTGATCGCCGATCTGGCGCAGGCGCTGGACGGGCTGAACTAG
- a CDS encoding Glu/Leu/Phe/Val dehydrogenase: MPSNHATANEPAENLNVLTSTQLVIQDALTKLGYGQDMFELLKEPLRVLTVRIPVRMDDGSVKVFTGYRAQHNDAVGPTKGGIRFHPEVTEDEVKALAIWMSLKCGIANLPYGGGKGGIICDPREMSFRELERLCRGYVRAISQIVGPTKDIPAPDVFTNAQSMAWMMDEYSRIREFDAPGFITGKPLVLGGSYGRESATARGVAIAIEEAAKVKGIELKDARVVVQGFGNAGGYLAKFMHDAGAKVVGISDAYGGLHDEKGLDIEYLLDRRDSFGTVTKLYKNVITNQELLELDCDILVPAAIENQITARNAHSIKASIVVEAANGPTTIEATKILSDRGILLVPDVVANAGGVIVSYFEWVQNNQGYYWSGEEVDSRLKTIMSRSFHSVYETSKLRKIDMRLAAYMVGVRRMAEASQLRGWV; encoded by the coding sequence GTGCCTTCTAATCATGCAACTGCAAATGAACCCGCTGAGAATTTGAACGTGCTGACCAGCACTCAACTTGTGATTCAAGACGCTTTAACCAAATTGGGCTATGGTCAAGACATGTTTGAATTGCTGAAAGAGCCGCTGCGCGTGCTCACCGTGCGGATTCCGGTTCGTATGGACGATGGCAGTGTCAAAGTGTTCACCGGTTACCGTGCTCAGCACAACGACGCGGTCGGTCCTACCAAAGGGGGCATCCGATTCCACCCTGAGGTAACTGAGGACGAAGTGAAGGCGCTTGCAATTTGGATGAGTTTAAAGTGTGGGATTGCCAACCTGCCGTATGGCGGCGGGAAAGGCGGCATCATCTGCGACCCGCGCGAGATGTCGTTCCGCGAACTGGAACGCCTCTGCCGCGGTTATGTGCGTGCGATCTCGCAGATCGTCGGCCCGACTAAAGATATTCCGGCTCCGGACGTGTTCACCAACGCACAGTCGATGGCATGGATGATGGACGAGTATTCCCGCATCCGTGAATTTGACGCTCCGGGCTTCATCACCGGCAAACCGCTGGTGCTCGGCGGCTCCTATGGCCGCGAATCGGCAACCGCACGCGGGGTGGCCATCGCGATCGAAGAAGCTGCCAAAGTCAAAGGCATCGAATTGAAAGACGCGCGCGTCGTCGTCCAAGGCTTCGGCAATGCTGGCGGCTACCTGGCGAAATTCATGCATGATGCCGGCGCGAAAGTTGTCGGGATCTCCGACGCGTACGGCGGCCTGCACGATGAAAAAGGTCTCGACATCGAATACTTGCTCGATCGCCGTGACTCGTTTGGCACGGTGACCAAGCTGTACAAAAACGTGATCACCAACCAAGAGCTGCTCGAGCTCGATTGCGATATCCTGGTTCCGGCTGCGATCGAGAACCAGATCACCGCGCGCAACGCGCACAGCATCAAGGCGAGCATCGTCGTGGAAGCGGCCAACGGCCCGACCACGATCGAAGCGACCAAGATCCTGTCCGATCGCGGCATCCTGCTCGTGCCGGACGTTGTCGCGAACGCTGGCGGCGTAATCGTTTCCTACTTCGAGTGGGTGCAGAACAACCAAGGCTACTACTGGTCGGGCGAAGAGGTGGATTCCCGCCTCAAGACGATCATGTCCCGTTCGTTCCACTCGGTGTACGAAACGTCCAAACTCCGCAAGATCGACATGCGCCTTGCAGCGTACATGGTCGGCGTCCGCCGCATGGCGGAAGCGAGCCAACTGCGCGGCTGGGTGTAA
- a CDS encoding DUF441 domain-containing protein codes for MVGEIILVVLIIIGIVGRASILATAASFLLILKLLSLQRFFPTLERRGLELGLLFLMISVLVPLVNGKVATKDLLSAFVSVGGVCAIIGGILATYLNGQGLYMLKMDPELMMGLVIGTVLGIVFLKGIPVGPLMAAAIAAILMKLYQYIFR; via the coding sequence GTGGTCGGAGAAATCATCCTGGTCGTATTGATTATCATTGGCATCGTCGGCAGGGCCAGCATTTTGGCCACCGCCGCCAGCTTTTTGCTCATTTTGAAACTGCTAAGCCTGCAGCGGTTTTTCCCGACGCTCGAACGAAGAGGGCTCGAACTGGGCCTGCTGTTTCTGATGATCTCTGTGCTGGTGCCGCTGGTCAACGGCAAAGTGGCGACCAAAGACCTGTTGAGCGCGTTTGTATCGGTCGGCGGAGTCTGCGCGATCATCGGCGGGATCCTCGCCACCTATCTGAACGGCCAGGGCCTGTATATGCTGAAGATGGATCCGGAGTTGATGATGGGGCTCGTGATCGGAACGGTGCTTGGCATCGTGTTCCTGAAAGGCATTCCGGTCGGCCCGCTGATGGCGGCGGCGATCGCTGCGATCCTGATGAAGCTGTATCAGTATATTTTTCGCTAA
- the pepV gene encoding dipeptidase PepV — protein MFEKWIDQNRDDIIAKTQGVLRIDSVGGEPSAPDQPFGPGCAEALDYALQLGQELGFAVKNVDGYAGHIEMGEGEEYIAVLGHLDVVPVGSGWTYPPFGAEIHDGKIYARGAIDDKGPTMAALFAMKAIRESGVQLSKRVRLIMGLDEESNWRCMDHYFTKEPYPVGGFTPDADFPLIYAEKGIYCFNLTKPRGDLASAPVVVRELTGGNRVNMVPDSCRVVLAVTGDAEAVAAQIRDTAAKENVNHQLTVSGGEIVLTVEGLSVHSMAPQHGINAVVQAGKLLRALDTADRDIWAFLSEVDTDGERVGVKMTCHATGPLTCNLGLALVNGEEITFTFNLRFPVDKTDADMLILLEQKTGPEGFRVTDPGIANMKPHYVPLESEIVQTLLKVYAEETGEQAAPLTTGGGTYARAIPNAVAFGAQFPGQPEVAHQKDEFWEVDHLLKCTKIFAKAIYELAK, from the coding sequence ATGTTTGAAAAGTGGATTGATCAAAACCGCGACGACATCATCGCCAAAACACAAGGGGTCTTGCGCATCGACTCGGTGGGCGGAGAACCGTCCGCTCCCGATCAGCCGTTTGGCCCGGGGTGCGCAGAAGCACTGGATTATGCTTTGCAGTTGGGACAAGAGCTGGGGTTTGCTGTGAAAAACGTGGACGGCTATGCCGGCCATATCGAGATGGGCGAAGGGGAGGAATACATCGCCGTGCTCGGCCACCTCGACGTCGTGCCGGTCGGTTCGGGCTGGACCTACCCGCCGTTTGGCGCGGAGATCCATGACGGCAAGATCTATGCCCGCGGCGCGATCGACGACAAAGGGCCGACGATGGCCGCTCTCTTCGCGATGAAAGCGATCCGTGAATCGGGCGTGCAGCTCAGCAAGAGAGTCCGCTTGATCATGGGCCTTGACGAGGAGTCGAACTGGCGCTGCATGGATCACTACTTCACCAAGGAGCCGTACCCGGTTGGCGGCTTTACCCCGGATGCGGACTTTCCGCTGATCTATGCCGAAAAGGGCATCTACTGCTTCAACCTGACCAAGCCGCGCGGGGATCTTGCGTCCGCGCCGGTCGTCGTTCGCGAACTGACCGGCGGCAACCGCGTGAACATGGTGCCTGACTCCTGCCGCGTCGTGCTGGCGGTCACCGGCGATGCGGAAGCGGTGGCTGCGCAGATCCGCGACACGGCCGCGAAAGAAAACGTGAACCATCAGCTCACAGTCAGCGGCGGCGAGATCGTGTTGACCGTGGAAGGGCTCTCCGTTCACTCGATGGCACCGCAGCATGGGATCAATGCGGTGGTACAAGCGGGCAAACTGCTGCGCGCGCTCGACACGGCCGACCGCGACATCTGGGCATTTCTCTCCGAAGTCGACACCGACGGCGAGCGCGTTGGCGTCAAGATGACCTGCCATGCGACCGGTCCTTTGACTTGCAACCTCGGGCTTGCCCTTGTCAACGGGGAGGAAATCACTTTTACCTTTAACCTGCGTTTCCCTGTGGACAAAACGGACGCTGACATGTTAATTTTGTTAGAACAAAAAACGGGGCCTGAAGGGTTTCGCGTAACAGACCCTGGCATTGCCAACATGAAGCCGCACTACGTGCCCCTCGAATCGGAGATCGTGCAGACGCTGCTCAAAGTGTATGCAGAGGAGACGGGGGAGCAAGCAGCTCCGCTCACCACCGGCGGCGGCACGTATGCGCGGGCGATTCCGAACGCGGTCGCATTTGGCGCGCAGTTCCCGGGTCAGCCGGAAGTGGCGCACCAAAAGGATGAGTTCTGGGAGGTTGACCACCTGCTCAAATGCACGAAGATCTTCGCCAAGGCGATTTACGAACTGGCAAAGTAA
- a CDS encoding MFS transporter, with product MAAKQPKSKIHLLPLFALATVPLIMVLGNSMLIPILPQMQEEIGISKFQASLVITLFSVPAGIIIPLAGFLSDHFNRKVVIVPSLLLYGAGGVVAGVAAWLMDSPYGVIMTGRVLQGLGAAGTAPIAMALAGDIWSGASRSKALGIIEASNGLGKVLSPILGSLIALLFWYAAFFAFPIICIAAAALVYFFVKEPKKSGQKQSLKQYVSALKKTFKAQGKWLLTAYLAGSVALFILFGVLFYISQILEEKYKVADLMRGLILSLPLLAMCSTSLITGAKIKKNMKLMKVLIVAGLGMIGAPLAIAAFFANNPYVSLGLLVVSGVGTGLVLPCLNTLITSAVQKEERGAVTSLYGSVRFLGVAAGPPIFGALMSTPKLMFLIMAGLAAFCGVLAYFLIQPGKGGGGTNPERYQKIEHERKLLTRMKARA from the coding sequence ATGGCCGCAAAACAACCGAAATCGAAGATTCATCTGCTGCCTTTGTTCGCCTTGGCGACCGTACCGCTGATCATGGTGCTTGGCAATTCGATGCTGATTCCGATTCTGCCGCAGATGCAGGAAGAGATCGGCATTTCGAAGTTCCAGGCGTCTCTGGTCATCACGCTGTTCTCCGTTCCGGCAGGCATCATCATTCCGCTGGCAGGCTTTCTGTCCGACCACTTCAACCGCAAAGTCGTCATCGTCCCCTCCCTGCTGCTCTACGGCGCAGGCGGTGTGGTCGCCGGTGTGGCCGCGTGGCTGATGGACAGCCCGTACGGGGTGATCATGACCGGACGCGTGCTGCAAGGCTTGGGTGCGGCCGGTACAGCGCCGATCGCGATGGCGCTGGCCGGCGACATCTGGAGCGGCGCGTCCCGGTCCAAAGCGCTCGGCATCATCGAAGCCTCGAACGGCCTCGGCAAAGTGCTGTCGCCGATCCTCGGCTCGCTGATCGCGCTCCTGTTCTGGTACGCGGCATTTTTCGCTTTCCCGATCATCTGCATCGCTGCCGCTGCACTGGTCTACTTTTTCGTCAAAGAGCCGAAGAAATCCGGGCAGAAGCAGTCGCTCAAGCAATATGTAAGCGCGCTGAAGAAAACGTTTAAAGCGCAGGGCAAATGGCTGCTCACCGCCTATCTGGCCGGGTCGGTCGCCTTGTTTATCCTGTTTGGCGTGCTGTTTTACATTTCTCAGATCTTGGAGGAGAAATACAAAGTCGCCGACCTCATGCGCGGCCTGATCCTTTCGCTGCCGCTGTTGGCGATGTGCTCGACGTCGCTGATCACCGGCGCGAAGATCAAGAAAAATATGAAGCTGATGAAAGTGCTGATCGTGGCCGGTCTCGGGATGATCGGCGCACCGCTCGCCATCGCAGCGTTTTTCGCCAACAATCCGTACGTCTCGCTCGGGCTGCTCGTCGTCTCCGGCGTCGGCACCGGTCTCGTGCTGCCTTGTCTGAACACGCTGATCACTTCCGCCGTGCAAAAAGAAGAGCGCGGAGCGGTCACCTCGCTGTACGGCAGCGTGCGCTTTCTCGGCGTCGCCGCCGGGCCGCCGATTTTTGGCGCCTTGATGAGCACGCCGAAGCTGATGTTTCTGATCATGGCCGGGCTGGCTGCCTTCTGCGGCGTGCTCGCCTACTTTCTGATCCAGCCCGGCAAAGGCGGTGGCGGCACCAATCCTGAACGGTATCAAAAGATCGAACATGAACGCAAACTCCTGACTCGCATGAAAGCACGGGCGTAA
- a CDS encoding phosphosulfolactate synthase produces MQRSSSERAWDDILRDPLPGRLAKPRTTNGLTMLIDTGLGLKETDDLVELAGPYIDFVKLGFGTSKLYPAHVLREKITLLQANQIEIYPGGTFLEAAILQNRWHQFLDRCLTLGFRTVEVSDGTIPLSWQQREEIIRYASAQGLKVITEVGKKEDGVHLPVDTQLAMIDADLAAGAFKVILEGRESGKAVGMFAEDGSIRQDDFDELTANVQNLDQLIWEAPLKSQQEELICKFGPNVNFGNINPRDTIALEALRCGLRSDTLRFTL; encoded by the coding sequence ATGCAACGTTCATCGTCCGAACGGGCTTGGGATGATATCTTGCGTGATCCGCTGCCTGGTCGACTCGCCAAACCGCGAACGACCAACGGGCTCACCATGTTGATCGATACGGGGCTCGGCTTGAAGGAAACCGATGATCTGGTGGAGCTGGCAGGTCCCTACATCGATTTTGTCAAGTTGGGATTTGGCACTTCCAAACTGTATCCGGCGCATGTACTGCGCGAGAAGATCACCTTGCTGCAAGCCAATCAGATCGAGATCTACCCGGGCGGCACCTTCCTGGAAGCGGCCATCTTGCAAAACAGATGGCACCAGTTTCTGGATCGCTGTCTGACGCTCGGCTTCCGCACGGTCGAAGTGTCGGACGGGACGATTCCCTTGTCCTGGCAACAGCGGGAGGAGATCATCCGCTATGCCAGCGCGCAAGGCCTGAAAGTGATCACCGAAGTCGGCAAAAAGGAAGATGGAGTGCACCTTCCCGTGGACACACAGCTGGCGATGATCGACGCCGATCTCGCCGCCGGCGCGTTTAAAGTGATCCTCGAAGGGCGGGAATCGGGCAAAGCGGTCGGCATGTTCGCTGAGGACGGTTCGATCCGCCAAGATGATTTTGACGAGCTGACTGCGAACGTGCAGAACCTCGACCAGCTGATCTGGGAAGCGCCCCTGAAGTCGCAGCAGGAAGAGCTGATTTGCAAATTCGGACCGAATGTCAATTTCGGAAATATCAATCCGCGCGACACGATCGCTCTGGAAGCGCTGCGCTGCGGTCTGCGCAGCGACACCTTGCGCTTCACGCTGTAG
- a CDS encoding sodium:proton antiporter, which yields MDSPTMETVRELLSLVVIVLLAGMFGGRIAKLLRVPDVAVFLLIGVLIGPVLHLVALSPESVADQLLIVAGAALILFDGGRAISLGVLKKVWLTLFLLAVPGVLITAAVTAGAAAWFLQLPFVLAFLLAAIIASTDPATLIPVFKQVPIEERLKQTVESESAFNDATGSIVTFAVLGVATGEQAFTLGGSLLSFFKMAGGGLLVGLASGWLAAVLISGRRGGLFREYASIVVVIVALGAYLLGDLLGVSGFMATFTAGIVLGNHKAFRLPVPEAKLTEVSHFFDGITLILRMMIFILLGSQVDFSALADFWLEGLLVVAVFMFIARPLTVLLCAGVDRIAKWKWNELLFMCWVRETGVIPAALVALIAGLHLPHYREIHAVTFLAIIVTIVLQAGTTGIVAKKLGILSGENPAKEELP from the coding sequence ATGGATTCACCTACGATGGAGACGGTGCGCGAGCTGCTCAGCCTGGTCGTGATCGTCCTGCTGGCCGGCATGTTCGGCGGACGGATCGCCAAACTGCTGCGCGTGCCCGATGTGGCGGTGTTTTTGCTGATCGGTGTGCTGATCGGACCGGTCTTGCACCTGGTCGCGCTGTCGCCCGAATCGGTGGCCGACCAGCTGCTGATCGTGGCCGGTGCGGCGCTGATCTTGTTTGACGGCGGGCGGGCGATTTCGCTTGGCGTGTTGAAAAAAGTCTGGCTGACCCTCTTTTTGCTGGCGGTCCCCGGCGTCCTGATCACGGCGGCCGTCACGGCAGGCGCGGCGGCGTGGTTCCTGCAGCTGCCGTTTGTACTGGCCTTTCTGCTGGCGGCGATCATCGCCTCTACCGACCCGGCGACGCTGATTCCCGTCTTCAAACAGGTGCCGATCGAAGAGCGTCTGAAACAGACGGTGGAAAGCGAATCGGCGTTTAACGATGCGACCGGCTCCATCGTCACCTTTGCCGTGCTCGGCGTGGCAACGGGAGAGCAGGCGTTTACGCTCGGCGGCTCCCTGCTCAGCTTTTTCAAAATGGCGGGCGGCGGCCTGCTGGTCGGACTAGCCTCCGGATGGCTGGCTGCCGTGCTGATCTCCGGGCGGCGCGGGGGACTGTTCCGCGAGTACGCGTCGATCGTCGTGGTCATCGTGGCGCTCGGAGCGTATCTGCTCGGCGACCTGCTTGGCGTCTCCGGCTTCATGGCGACATTTACGGCCGGCATCGTGCTCGGCAATCACAAGGCGTTCCGCCTGCCGGTGCCGGAAGCGAAGCTGACCGAGGTGTCGCACTTCTTTGACGGCATCACGCTGATCCTGAGGATGATGATCTTCATCCTGCTCGGCTCGCAGGTCGACTTTTCAGCGCTGGCCGACTTTTGGCTGGAAGGTCTGCTCGTCGTGGCGGTCTTCATGTTCATCGCCCGGCCGCTCACCGTGCTGCTCTGCGCCGGGGTCGACCGGATCGCGAAGTGGAAATGGAACGAGCTGCTATTCATGTGCTGGGTGCGCGAGACGGGCGTCATTCCGGCCGCGCTGGTGGCATTGATCGCCGGGCTCCATCTGCCGCATTACCGTGAGATCCACGCCGTCACCTTCCTCGCGATCATCGTGACCATCGTTTTGCAGGCGGGCACGACGGGGATTGTGGCAAAGAAACTGGGCATTCTAAGCGGAGAGAATCCAGCCAAGGAGGAACTCCCATGA
- a CDS encoding adaptor protein MecA, which produces MRVERLGDNKVRIMLTYDDLDQRGIDRDELWQNGRKVQELFWDMMEKAYLETGFEVAGPIAVEAFTMPTEGVVVVVTQLPSLPAHEQELLEEEDDDAEMTMIAPDPFGAFTFVFHDLEDVIRAAHSLHAYEAVGGTLYHYKERYHLFFDEDEVGEELYDTFWSILHEYGELSPTTKAMLDEYGKRVMDGNAVQTITRHFPLR; this is translated from the coding sequence ATGCGCGTAGAGAGGCTCGGAGACAACAAAGTGCGAATCATGCTCACTTACGACGACCTCGACCAGCGTGGCATCGACCGGGATGAGCTCTGGCAAAATGGCCGCAAGGTACAAGAACTGTTCTGGGATATGATGGAGAAAGCGTATCTGGAAACCGGTTTTGAAGTCGCAGGTCCGATCGCCGTCGAAGCGTTTACGATGCCGACCGAAGGCGTCGTAGTCGTCGTCACGCAACTGCCTTCATTGCCTGCTCACGAGCAGGAACTCCTGGAGGAGGAAGACGATGATGCGGAGATGACGATGATCGCTCCCGATCCGTTTGGCGCTTTTACGTTTGTGTTCCACGACCTGGAGGACGTGATCCGCGCTGCCCATTCGCTGCATGCGTATGAAGCGGTTGGCGGCACGTTGTACCACTACAAGGAACGCTATCATCTTTTCTTCGATGAAGATGAGGTCGGGGAAGAGCTGTACGACACGTTCTGGTCCATTTTGCACGAATATGGAGAGCTCTCGCCGACGACCAAGGCGATGCTCGATGAATATGGCAAGCGGGTCATGGACGGCAACGCCGTGCAAACGATCACCCGGCATTTCCCGCTGCGCTAG
- a CDS encoding D-glycerate dehydrogenase gives MTHAQKPRVLVTRALPEAGMQQLFEHCEVTVFSTERQPTPEELRTLLPQHDALLCTLVDKIDRPLLETARPKVVSNYAVGYDNIDIAAATELGIPVTNTPGVLTGATAEIAWALLMTVTRRIVEADQFVRDGKWTGWSPMMLLGTELAGKTLGIIGCGRIGLAVAKRAKAFEMNTLYYNRRRLDEATEQEYGLTYAGLDTLLAAADVVSLHMPYSPESHHMINRETFRAMKASAFLINTARGSVVDEAALVEALQTGEIAGAGLDVFEAEPAVHPGLLALQNVVLAPHLGSATLETRTKMAQIAVQNVLNVLHGEQPVSLVNPDVCPKR, from the coding sequence ATGACCCATGCACAGAAACCGCGCGTGCTCGTTACCCGCGCCTTGCCGGAAGCGGGCATGCAACAGCTGTTCGAACACTGCGAGGTCACCGTTTTCTCCACCGAACGCCAGCCGACCCCGGAGGAGCTCCGCACGCTTCTCCCGCAGCATGATGCGCTGCTCTGCACGCTCGTCGACAAGATCGACCGCCCGCTGCTGGAAACTGCGCGTCCCAAGGTGGTCAGCAACTACGCGGTCGGCTATGACAACATCGACATCGCGGCGGCGACCGAGCTCGGCATTCCGGTGACCAACACGCCGGGCGTGCTGACGGGTGCCACCGCCGAGATCGCCTGGGCGCTGTTGATGACGGTGACGCGCCGCATCGTCGAAGCTGATCAATTTGTCCGCGACGGCAAATGGACAGGCTGGTCTCCCATGATGCTGCTCGGCACGGAGCTGGCCGGCAAGACGCTGGGCATCATCGGCTGCGGTCGCATCGGCCTCGCCGTGGCGAAGCGGGCCAAGGCGTTCGAGATGAACACACTCTATTACAACCGCCGCCGCCTCGACGAAGCGACCGAGCAAGAGTACGGCTTGACGTACGCCGGTCTCGACACGCTGCTTGCGGCAGCCGATGTCGTCTCCCTGCACATGCCCTACTCGCCGGAATCGCACCACATGATCAACCGCGAGACGTTCCGCGCCATGAAAGCATCGGCGTTTCTGATCAACACCGCCCGCGGGTCGGTCGTCGACGAAGCGGCGCTGGTTGAAGCGTTGCAGACAGGCGAGATCGCCGGAGCCGGGCTTGACGTCTTCGAAGCAGAACCTGCTGTGCATCCGGGACTGCTCGCGCTGCAAAACGTCGTGCTCGCTCCGCATTTGGGGAGCGCGACGCTGGAGACGCGCACGAAAATGGCGCAGATCGCCGTGCAAAATGTTTTGAACGTTCTTCACGGGGAGCAGCCCGTCTCCCTCGTCAATCCGGACGTTTGTCCGAAACGATAG
- a CDS encoding PLP-dependent transferase, whose amino-acid sequence MHPDTCLAQIGNIREEKTGAISTPIYLSTTYRHPRLGESTGFDYTRTKNPTRQTLEDAIAKLEGGVRGFAYGSGMAAIAVVLGLFGQGDHLLVSHDLYGGTYRLLEQILPRQGITTTFVDTRDLQAVTAEVQANTKAIFIETPTNPTMRITDLKGVIGWAREQGLLTIVDNTFMTPYLQRPLVLGADIVVHSATKYLGGHNDVLAGLAVAREEEVAERIYFLQNSIGATLGPQDAWLLMRGMKTLALRMDRHQENAMVLAKWLAGHPLVKTVYFPGLENHAGRDVHIGQADGYGGMLSFEVVSEELVEPLLRHLNLIAFAESLGGVESLITYPARQTHFDVPEDVRNELGVTSSLLRLSVGIEHYEDLIEDLAQAFAACEREWAEAKGSLV is encoded by the coding sequence GTGCATCCCGATACCTGTTTGGCTCAGATTGGCAACATCCGAGAAGAAAAAACGGGCGCGATCTCCACGCCCATCTATTTGTCCACCACGTACCGTCACCCGCGGCTGGGGGAAAGCACCGGCTTTGACTACACTCGCACGAAAAATCCGACCCGCCAGACGCTGGAAGACGCGATCGCCAAGCTGGAAGGCGGCGTGCGCGGCTTCGCGTACGGGTCGGGCATGGCGGCAATCGCCGTCGTCCTCGGGCTGTTCGGGCAAGGAGACCACCTGCTGGTCTCACATGACCTGTACGGCGGCACCTATCGTCTGTTGGAGCAGATCCTGCCGCGCCAAGGCATCACGACGACGTTTGTCGATACGCGCGACCTGCAGGCGGTGACCGCGGAGGTGCAAGCGAACACCAAGGCGATCTTTATCGAAACGCCGACCAACCCGACGATGCGGATCACCGATTTGAAAGGCGTCATCGGATGGGCCCGGGAACAAGGGCTGCTGACGATCGTCGACAATACGTTCATGACGCCGTACCTGCAGCGGCCGCTCGTGCTCGGCGCCGACATCGTCGTGCACAGCGCGACCAAGTATCTCGGCGGCCATAACGACGTGCTGGCCGGACTCGCTGTGGCCCGTGAGGAGGAAGTGGCGGAACGGATCTACTTTTTGCAGAATTCGATCGGGGCGACCTTGGGCCCGCAGGATGCCTGGCTGTTGATGAGAGGGATGAAAACGCTGGCCTTGCGGATGGATCGCCATCAGGAAAATGCGATGGTGCTCGCCAAATGGCTGGCCGGGCATCCGCTGGTGAAGACGGTGTATTTCCCGGGATTGGAAAACCACGCCGGTCGCGACGTGCACATCGGGCAGGCTGACGGATACGGCGGGATGCTTTCCTTTGAAGTGGTGAGTGAAGAGCTGGTCGAACCGCTCCTGCGCCATCTCAACCTGATCGCGTTCGCCGAATCGCTGGGCGGGGTGGAGTCTCTGATCACCTATCCGGCGCGGCAGACGCATTTCGATGTGCCGGAAGACGTGCGCAACGAACTGGGCGTGACGAGCTCGCTCTTGCGACTGTCGGTCGGGATCGAACATTACGAAGACTTGATTGAAGATCTGGCCCAGGCGTTTGCAGCGTGCGAGCGGGAATGGGCCGAAGCGAAAGGGAGCTTGGTGTAA